Proteins found in one Cervus canadensis isolate Bull #8, Minnesota chromosome 24, ASM1932006v1, whole genome shotgun sequence genomic segment:
- the NR0B2 gene encoding nuclear receptor subfamily 0 group B member 2, translating into MSSSQPGPCPCQGAAGRPTILYTLLSPSIRDRPSAAPARGRCLCKQHRPVQLCTPHRTCREALDVLAKTLAFLRNLPSFCQLPPQDRRQLLRGCWGPLFLLGLAQDTVTFQVAEVPMPSILKKILLEKPSSGAGSSQQPDRPQPSLAEVQWLQCCLESFWSLELGPKEYAYLKGTVLFNPDVPGLHASSHIGHLQQEAHQALWEVLEPWCPAGQSRLARVLLTASTLKSIPPSLLGDLFLRPVIGDVDIADLLEDMLLLS; encoded by the exons ATGAGCTCCAGCCAGCCAGGGCCCTGCCCGTGCCAGGGTGCTGCAGGCCGCCCGACCATTCTGTATACACTTCTGAGCCCCAGCATCAGGGACCGGCCCTCCGCCGCCCCAGCCCGCGGCCGCTGCCTGTGCAAGCAGCACCGGCCTGTCCAGCTATGTACGCCCCATCGCACCTGCCGGGAGGCCTTGGATGTTCTGGCCAAGACGCTGGCCTTCCTCAGGAATCTGCCGTCTTTCTGCCAGCTGCCCCCCCAGGATCGGCGGCAGCTGCTGCGGGGCTGCTGGGGGCCCCTCTTCCTGCTGGGGTTGGCCCAAGACACTGTGACCTTCCAGGTGGCCGAGGTCCCAATGCCTAGCATACTCAAGAAGATCCTGCTGGAGAAGCCCAGCAGCGGGGCAGGCAGCAGCCAGCAGCCTGACCGGCCCCAGCCCTCGCTAGCTGAGGTGCAGTGGCTGCAATGCTGCCTGGAGTCCTTCTGGAGTCTGGAGCTGGGCCCCAAGGAATATGCCTACCTGAAAGGGACCGTCCTCTTCAACCCTG ACGTGCCAGGTCTCCACGCCTCCTCCCACATCGGGCACCTGCAGCAGGAGGCGCACCAGGCGCTGTGGGAGGTCCTGGAGCCCTGGTGCCCTGCAGGCCAAAGCCGCCTGGCACGTGTCCTCCTCACGGCCTCCACCCTCAAGTCCATTCCACCCAGCCTGCTTGGAGATCTCTTCCTTCGCCCTGTCATTGGAGACGTTGACATCGCGGACCTCCTTGAAGATATGCTTTTGCTGAGCTGA